The window TCCTCGCCAGCGACAACTTCAGGCGCCACTACCAGCGGCTGGCCGGCTCCTTCCACGAGGCACCGGTCCGGGAGGCATTTCACGCGGGCATCAGCTATGACGAGAACCCCGGTTCGCTGAAGGAGGGCCTGGGCCGGTTGTTCGAGCCGCCGGAGGGACCGGGGCTGCCGGGTGAGCGGAGCGCGGAGCGGAACGTACCCGGAATCGTCGTGCCGCATATCGACCTTCGGCTGGGGGGCCACGCCTACGCCTGGGCGTACAAGGAACTGGCCGAGGCCGAGCCGCCGGAGCTGTTCGTCATTCTGGGGACCGGACACAACGCGCTGCGGAACCCCTACGCGCTGACCTGCAAGAGCTTCGCCACGCCCCTGGGAGAGGCCCCGGTGGACGCCGACTTCGTCTCGCGCCTGAGCGAGATACACGACGGCGAACTCTTCGCGGATGAGCTGGCGCACCGCTCCGAGCACACCATCGAGTTCCAGGTGCTGTTCATTCAGCAACTCTTCGGCAATGTGGTGCCCATCGTGCCGGTGTTATGCTCCTTCTCGTACGCCGAGCCCGGAAGCGGCCCGGCGGGCGAGTCCATCGAGCGTTTCACCGAGGGGCTGCGCGGGATCATGGATGACGACGGCCGCCGCATCTGCCTCGTCGCCAGCGCGGATCTGGCCCACGTGGGGCCGCGCTACGGCGACCCGGACGGCTTCCGGGGCGAGGAGTTGGAGGAGGTCAAGCGCAGGGACGTGGAGATGCTGCGCCACGTGGAGAACGTGGACCCGGAAGGTTTCCGCGACTACCTGGCGCGGGAAGACGACCGGCGCCGGATCTGCGGGTTCTCGCCCATCTACACCATGCTCAAGGCGATGGAGGCGGAACGCGGACGGCTCGTGGCCCACGATCACGGCGAGATGGACCCGGTAGGATCGATCTGCAGCTTCGCCAGCGTCGTGTTCGAGTGACGCTACGACTCGGGGAAGAGCGTGTTGCCGTCGTCGTCCTCGACGGTGATGGCCTTGGTGGGGCAGATCCGGGCCGCGAAGACGATCTTCTCCTGGGTGTCGCCGTCGGGGTCCGCCACCTCGGCGATGAAGCGCTCGTTCATCTTGAAGACCTTGGGCGCCGCCTGGACGCATTTCTCGTGGCCGTCGCACTTCGTGTTGTCCACCGTAACCTTCATGTTCCCTCCCGGATGAGTCTGGATGTCCCTTCTATAGCGAAGTCGGCGGTTCGCTTCCAGCGGCCCTGCCACGGTGGATTTTTCGCTGTTGCAGTGCCGGAAGCGGCTGCGATATAGTGAACGCGGCATGCGGATCCATCGCTACACGTCCTGGGACGGCTCCCAGGAGGTTCGTTTCCCCACCGCCAACGACCTGCTCAAGCAGCTTTCGGATACGTTTCTGGAGGAAGAGGGCGTGCGCCGCGCGCTCCGGAGCCTGATGCGCCGGGGCTTCGAGTCCGAGGACGGCATGCGCTCGGTGCAGGGGCTGCGCGACCTGCTGCAGCAGGCGGAGGAGCAGAAGCAGGAACTCCTCAACAAGTACTCTCCCGATTCCTTCAAGCTCTCGCCCGAGGAGAGCGAGGCCCTGAGCCGGAAGCTCAACGAGTTGGCGGAGAAGCTGGAAGCGTATCACGAGCAGATGCGCAACTTCATGGAGCGGCTGTCCGGGCGCTATGCCGACAACATGGACGAACTGGCCGAGAGGATGCGGCAGGCCCAGGAGCGCTACCAGCAGCTCAAGGAGCGCCTCGGCGAGCAGATCGAGCAGCGCTCCATGCAGCAGCCGCAGAACCTCACCGGACCGGGCGCGCCGGACCTGTCACAGATGCTGGACCGCTTGAGCCGCCTTCTGGAGGACGAGGACTTCCTCAAGAACCTCCCCAACATCCTCGACGCCGCGGTCGACGACCTCGACAACCTGCTGGAGAACCTCGATTCCCTGAGCCAGCAGGAGTTGCAGCGGCTGAGCGACGCCATGTCCCAGATGGAGCAGCTCGAGCAACTGCTGAACCAGTACCCGTTCCAGGGCAGCCAGCGCATGGGGATGGGGGAGGCCGGAGAGATCCTCGGTCAGCTACAGGGCCTGGAGCAGTTCCTGCGTTGGGGCCGGCGGGGCCTCGGCGACGTCTCCGATCTCGATCTGGACGCCATGCGGGACCTGTTGGGAGAAGAGGCCTACGAGCAGCTCAAGTACCTCCAGGGCGTGGAACAGATGATGGTGGACGCGGGTTACCTTGTACGCACCGGCAGCGGCCTGCGGCTCAGCCCCAAGGGCATGCGCCAACTCGGCGACAAGGCCCTGAAAGAGATCTTCCAGCTCATGAACAAGAACCGCTGGGGGCAGCACGCCAGCGCCAAGACCGGCAACCAGGGCATGCGGCTGGAGGATACCCAGGCCTACGAGTACGGCAACCCGCTCAACATCGATATCCGCAAGACCCTCATGCAGTCGCTGGAGGACGGACGGACCGGGGTCCCCGTGCAGATCGAGCCCAAGGACTTCCAGGTGTACCAGCACGAGTTCTCCACCGACACCGAAACCGTGCTGCTCATCGACGTCAGCTACTCCATGCTGATGAACGACGCGCTGCACGCCGGCAAGAAGGTGGCGCTGGCGCTCAACCGGCTCATCGAGACCAAGTTCCCGCAGGACGTGCTGCACCTGGTGGCGTTTCGTTCCAACGCCAAGATCATCCGTACCGAGGACCTGCCTTCCATCGTCGCCATCACCTATTTCATGGAGCATGGCACGGATATCAAGGAGGCCCTGAGGTTCTCCCGTCAACTCCTTGGAAACAATAGGGCAACCAACCGCCAGATCATCCTCATCACCGACGGCGAACCGACCGCCTGCAACGTCGACAGGGGAGGGCGCCTTCACAGCGGCTGGGGCTCGGCCCTGCTCCACGAGCGCATCGTCCGCGAGACCCTCAAGGAGGTCCGGCGCTGCACCCAAAGCGGCATCCGGATCAATACCTTCATGCTGGGGATGGACTACTACCGCATGGGCTTCGTGGACCGCCTCACCCGGATGAACACCGGCCGCGTGTTCTACACATCCCCGGACGAGATCGGCAACTACATCGTCGTCGACTACCTCGCCAACAAGCGCAAGCGCCTGCGGCGCTGACCCCACCCCGCCCCTGGATTCCCGCTTGCGCGGGAATGACGATGAGGGGCGGCAGACGGGATTTACTCGGTTACCAGCGCGAGCACGCCGGTGTAGGTGAGGAGGTGGTTGCCGCCGGCCATGGGGCCAAGCTCGTAGTTGCCGAAGAATCCGATGACCGGCACGTCGGCCAGCGCGTTCTTGATGTAGGCGGTATCGATGCCGGGCACGCCGTACAGGCCGCTGCCGCGGGCACAGCAGTTGAAGTAGAGTCCCAGCCGCGGCGTTTTGCCCTCCAGGCGCGCGGTCTGCCGTTCCAGCATCTGCCGGAGGTCCTCCCGCGCCCGCTGCCCGTCCCGTAGGGTGAAGATCAGCGCTTGTCCGGCTTCCACGGGTTGCGCCACGGCCAGGATGCCCCTCTGCGCGTCCAGTCCGATGATGTTGCGCACGAGATACTGCCCGGCCTCGATCTCCGTCTGCCGCGGGTCCGGCGAGAGGCCCACGAACACGAACGCCAGCGCGCGGCGCAGGTCCTGCTGGAAGGGTTTCCCGATCAGATCCACGAACACCTCGAAGGCCGGGCGGTCGTTGATCTCGAAGATGAGATTCTCGTGGGCCTTGGTGATGACCATGGGCTCGCCCACGGGCTGACAGCCCTGGGTGAGCTCGATGGCGGTGGTACAGCCCCCAGACAGCGCAAAGCCCACGGCGCTGTTGCCGGTCACCCGGTCCTCGTAGAACTGGTAGGTGCGGCCGTGGCTGCCGTTCTCCGAGGCGCCCGCGCCCACCACGGGGGTCGCGTGGCCGGCTTGTGCCATGCCCTCGAGCAAGGCGTCGGGACGGCTGCGGTAGCCGTCGGCCAGCACCACGGTCAGGGACGGGGAGTCGGCCCCCACGGCGTTGGCGATGTCCCGCCCGGCCGCCGCATCGTTGCCCTTGAGGGCGTCCCGGACGAAGGGGCGCGCCCGCACGGTGTCGGAAGCCAGCGCCATCACCGCCACGCCGGACTCGCCCTCGATCTCGCCGCTGTCCGTCAGGATGCCCAAGCCGCTGCAACCGACGATGTTGCGGGTGCCGG of the Deltaproteobacteria bacterium genome contains:
- a CDS encoding FIST C-terminal domain-containing protein, with product MLKAGVGQSSRTETRAAIEEAAAGAMAGLPDGGADLAVLYATVDHAGALEQELAALQRVTGTRNIVGCSGLGILTDSGEIEGESGVAVMALASDTVRARPFVRDALKGNDAAAGRDIANAVGADSPSLTVVLADGYRSRPDALLEGMAQAGHATPVVGAGASENGSHGRTYQFYEDRVTGNSAVGFALSGGCTTAIELTQGCQPVGEPMVITKAHENLIFEINDRPAFEVFVDLIGKPFQQDLRRALAFVFVGLSPDPRQTEIEAGQYLVRNIIGLDAQRGILAVAQPVEAGQALIFTLRDGQRAREDLRQMLERQTARLEGKTPRLGLYFNCCARGSGLYGVPGIDTAYIKNALADVPVIGFFGNYELGPMAGGNHLLTYTGVLALVTE
- a CDS encoding VWA domain-containing protein, producing MRIHRYTSWDGSQEVRFPTANDLLKQLSDTFLEEEGVRRALRSLMRRGFESEDGMRSVQGLRDLLQQAEEQKQELLNKYSPDSFKLSPEESEALSRKLNELAEKLEAYHEQMRNFMERLSGRYADNMDELAERMRQAQERYQQLKERLGEQIEQRSMQQPQNLTGPGAPDLSQMLDRLSRLLEDEDFLKNLPNILDAAVDDLDNLLENLDSLSQQELQRLSDAMSQMEQLEQLLNQYPFQGSQRMGMGEAGEILGQLQGLEQFLRWGRRGLGDVSDLDLDAMRDLLGEEAYEQLKYLQGVEQMMVDAGYLVRTGSGLRLSPKGMRQLGDKALKEIFQLMNKNRWGQHASAKTGNQGMRLEDTQAYEYGNPLNIDIRKTLMQSLEDGRTGVPVQIEPKDFQVYQHEFSTDTETVLLIDVSYSMLMNDALHAGKKVALALNRLIETKFPQDVLHLVAFRSNAKIIRTEDLPSIVAITYFMEHGTDIKEALRFSRQLLGNNRATNRQIILITDGEPTACNVDRGGRLHSGWGSALLHERIVRETLKEVRRCTQSGIRINTFMLGMDYYRMGFVDRLTRMNTGRVFYTSPDEIGNYIVVDYLANKRKRLRR
- the amrB gene encoding AmmeMemoRadiSam system protein B, which codes for MSDENPSMRPRLRYVDVFPVPAEQGRQDFGIRDPQHFSDKVLRLRPEAAYALRFFDGEHTLPEIQAAYREAYDVEFPLELLEQLCEILDEGYFLASDNFRRHYQRLAGSFHEAPVREAFHAGISYDENPGSLKEGLGRLFEPPEGPGLPGERSAERNVPGIVVPHIDLRLGGHAYAWAYKELAEAEPPELFVILGTGHNALRNPYALTCKSFATPLGEAPVDADFVSRLSEIHDGELFADELAHRSEHTIEFQVLFIQQLFGNVVPIVPVLCSFSYAEPGSGPAGESIERFTEGLRGIMDDDGRRICLVASADLAHVGPRYGDPDGFRGEELEEVKRRDVEMLRHVENVDPEGFRDYLAREDDRRRICGFSPIYTMLKAMEAERGRLVAHDHGEMDPVGSICSFASVVFE
- a CDS encoding ferredoxin → MKVTVDNTKCDGHEKCVQAAPKVFKMNERFIAEVADPDGDTQEKIVFAARICPTKAITVEDDDGNTLFPES